A genomic segment from Haloarcula limicola encodes:
- a CDS encoding glutamyl-tRNA reductase: MTRRSPTAEDEPPRRRDRAETVRDEAVERACSRLRAQGGLSAEQRAAVEELADRLLERLLPVSLALQQ; the protein is encoded by the coding sequence GTGACGCGCCGGTCGCCAACGGCGGAGGACGAGCCGCCCCGGCGACGCGACCGAGCGGAGACCGTCCGCGACGAGGCCGTCGAGCGCGCCTGCTCGCGGCTGCGGGCGCAGGGCGGCCTCTCCGCGGAACAGCGGGCCGCCGTCGAAGAGCTGGCTGACCGCCTCCTCGAACGGCTGTTACCCGTCTCACTCGCTCTCCAGCAGTAG
- a CDS encoding DUF2249 domain-containing protein: MPETTLDLRDVPPPERHPMIHAAFEALDSGTVLEIVNDHEPKPLFYEFQAEVEAFDAENYTCERRDAGEFVATLPKE, from the coding sequence ATGCCCGAAACCACGCTCGACCTGCGCGACGTCCCGCCGCCGGAACGCCACCCGATGATCCACGCGGCGTTCGAGGCGCTCGACAGCGGCACCGTCCTGGAGATCGTCAACGACCACGAACCGAAGCCGCTGTTCTACGAGTTCCAGGCCGAAGTCGAGGCCTTCGACGCCGAGAACTACACCTGTGAGCGACGCGACGCCGGCGAGTTCGTCGCGACGCTCCCCAAGGAGTGA
- a CDS encoding helix-turn-helix domain-containing protein has product MPEAKLRLTVPSDIWIGDITRDHPETRVRVLAAIPDGLTGVGLAEVAGPDAAAVVAEMADEEELTDFETLQRRDGEALVQFETTNPLLLFPARGSGTPLQMPFDIRDGVANWEVTAPNDRLSALGEQLEEFGIQFTVDYVHQHAASEQLLTDRQREIVATAVEEGYYDTPRGCSLTELAETVGIAKSSCSDTLHRAEEAIVKSFVEGRVTDERPSA; this is encoded by the coding sequence ATGCCAGAGGCGAAACTCCGACTGACGGTTCCATCGGACATCTGGATCGGCGACATCACCCGGGACCACCCCGAGACGCGGGTGCGAGTGCTCGCGGCGATTCCAGACGGCCTGACCGGCGTCGGGCTGGCGGAGGTGGCCGGGCCGGACGCCGCCGCGGTGGTGGCCGAGATGGCCGACGAGGAGGAACTGACCGACTTCGAGACGCTCCAACGCCGGGACGGGGAGGCGCTCGTCCAGTTCGAGACGACGAACCCGCTGCTCCTGTTCCCCGCACGCGGGTCGGGGACCCCGCTCCAGATGCCGTTCGACATCCGGGACGGCGTGGCCAACTGGGAGGTGACCGCGCCGAACGACCGGCTCTCGGCGCTGGGCGAGCAGTTAGAGGAGTTCGGCATCCAGTTCACCGTCGACTACGTCCACCAGCACGCGGCGAGCGAGCAGTTGCTGACCGACCGCCAGCGGGAGATCGTCGCGACCGCCGTCGAGGAGGGCTACTACGACACGCCGCGCGGCTGTTCGCTGACCGAACTGGCCGAGACGGTCGGCATCGCCAAGTCCTCGTGTAGCGATACGCTCCACCGGGCCGAGGAGGCGATAGTCAAGTCGTTCGTCGAGGGACGGGTCACCGACGAGCGGCCGTCGGCGTGA
- a CDS encoding CGCGG family rSAM-modified RiPP protein: MSDRSRGDAEPVTDRVHENSWSANLEEPRHAADRSLVLAHAVDAVEHTAPGYHVNLVTHGAHGHPEGYLYPHLEATYGDAVDYEYVERCGCGGHVTRVHVE, encoded by the coding sequence ATGAGTGACCGCTCCCGCGGCGACGCAGAACCGGTGACAGACCGCGTCCACGAGAACTCGTGGTCGGCGAACTTAGAGGAACCCCGCCACGCGGCGGACCGCTCTCTCGTCCTCGCTCACGCCGTCGACGCCGTCGAACACACGGCACCGGGTTACCACGTCAACCTCGTCACGCACGGCGCGCACGGTCACCCCGAGGGATACCTCTATCCTCACCTCGAAGCGACGTACGGGGACGCCGTCGACTACGAGTACGTCGAGCGGTGCGGTTGCGGCGGCCACGTCACGAGAGTGCACGTCGAGTAA
- the cysK gene encoding cysteine synthase A yields MDVASDVTELVGETPLLRLDAFAPNLLGKVEAANPGGSVKDRVAVAMLERARETGHLEPGGTVVEPTSGNTGIGLAVAAAAEGYDLVLTMPESMSEERRDLLRALGADLVLTPADGGMAEAVEAAEAIADERENSFVPQQFANLANPRVHRETTGPEIWRATDGEVDAVVAGVGTGGTITGVSAALKADRDADVQSVAVEPADSAVLSGGEPGGHSIQGIGAGFVPEVLRTELLDGVRAVESDQATAAARRLASEQGLLVGISSGAALAVAERIATDAPEETVVVVLPDTGERYLSTGLFA; encoded by the coding sequence ATGGACGTAGCCAGCGACGTCACGGAGCTAGTCGGCGAAACGCCCCTCCTGCGGCTCGACGCGTTCGCGCCGAACCTGCTCGGCAAGGTCGAAGCGGCCAACCCGGGCGGGTCGGTGAAGGACCGGGTCGCCGTCGCCATGCTCGAACGGGCCCGCGAGACGGGACACCTCGAACCGGGCGGGACGGTCGTCGAACCGACCAGCGGCAACACCGGGATCGGGCTCGCCGTCGCAGCGGCGGCCGAGGGATACGACCTCGTGTTGACGATGCCGGAGTCGATGAGCGAGGAGCGGCGCGACCTCCTCCGCGCGCTGGGGGCCGACCTCGTCCTCACGCCGGCCGACGGCGGGATGGCCGAGGCCGTCGAGGCGGCGGAGGCCATCGCCGACGAACGCGAGAACAGTTTCGTCCCACAGCAGTTCGCCAACCTCGCGAACCCCCGCGTCCACCGGGAGACCACCGGCCCGGAGATCTGGCGGGCGACCGACGGCGAGGTCGACGCCGTCGTCGCGGGCGTCGGGACCGGCGGGACCATCACGGGCGTCTCGGCGGCGCTGAAAGCCGACCGCGACGCCGACGTCCAGTCGGTCGCCGTCGAACCCGCCGACTCGGCGGTGCTCTCGGGCGGCGAGCCGGGGGGTCACTCGATACAGGGCATCGGTGCCGGGTTCGTCCCGGAAGTGCTCCGGACCGAGCTGCTGGACGGGGTCCGCGCCGTCGAATCGGACCAGGCGACCGCGGCCGCTCGTCGACTCGCCAGCGAACAGGGTCTGCTCGTCGGGATATCGTCGGGAGCCGCGCTCGCAGTCGCGGAGCGGATCGCCACCGACGCGCCGGAGGAAACTGTCGTCGTCGTCCTTCCGGACACCGGCGAACGATATCTCTCGACCGGGCTCTTCGCGTAG
- a CDS encoding cupin domain-containing protein: protein MGVERANVDAAESEGRTALFEGEPRTVHLSLSAEQRVPPHDHPERRILFHVLEGEIALDLDGETHDLSAGDVLRFDGERQISPEAVTDARALVVLSKG from the coding sequence ATGGGCGTCGAACGAGCGAACGTCGACGCGGCCGAGAGCGAGGGCCGGACCGCGCTGTTCGAGGGCGAACCCCGCACGGTCCACCTGTCGCTCTCGGCCGAGCAGCGCGTCCCGCCCCACGACCACCCCGAGCGCCGGATACTCTTTCACGTCCTCGAGGGCGAGATCGCGCTCGACCTCGACGGGGAGACGCACGACCTCTCGGCGGGCGACGTGCTCCGCTTCGACGGCGAGCGTCAGATATCGCCCGAAGCGGTCACGGACGCACGCGCGCTCGTCGTCCTCTCGAAGGGGTAG
- a CDS encoding DUF2249 domain-containing protein, whose translation MQPPDPILRETGAPTDGPVETLDVAAAGPPAPLRRTLELLPTLDDDVVLVQYNDRAPQHLYPKLDDRGYAYETVERGDSVVTVVWREP comes from the coding sequence ATGCAGCCTCCCGACCCGATTCTGCGAGAGACCGGCGCGCCGACCGACGGTCCCGTCGAGACGCTGGACGTCGCCGCCGCCGGCCCGCCCGCGCCGCTCCGGCGGACGCTCGAACTGCTGCCGACCCTCGACGACGACGTCGTGCTCGTCCAGTACAACGACCGGGCACCGCAACACCTCTACCCGAAGCTCGACGACCGCGGCTACGCCTACGAGACGGTCGAACGCGGCGATTCGGTCGTCACCGTCGTCTGGCGGGAACCGTGA
- a CDS encoding cupin domain-containing protein produces the protein MVATDFDSEREFDDDRFRAHVLAESAAQKVVLGYFRPGQFIPVHAPDSDVAITVHEGEGTVREGETDHRVEPGSVVVVPAGEARGVRAESELTATLVTAPPPGDAAHDPVRRGLSQGEFEPEA, from the coding sequence ATGGTCGCGACAGATTTCGACAGCGAACGCGAGTTCGACGACGACCGGTTCCGCGCGCACGTCCTCGCGGAGTCGGCGGCGCAGAAGGTGGTCCTGGGGTACTTCCGGCCGGGCCAGTTCATCCCCGTCCACGCGCCCGACAGCGACGTGGCCATCACGGTCCACGAGGGCGAGGGGACCGTGCGCGAGGGCGAGACCGACCATCGCGTCGAACCCGGTTCCGTGGTGGTCGTCCCGGCCGGCGAGGCCCGCGGGGTCCGCGCCGAGTCCGAGCTGACGGCGACGCTCGTGACCGCGCCGCCGCCAGGCGACGCCGCCCACGACCCGGTCAGACGCGGCCTCTCGCAGGGGGAGTTCGAGCCGGAGGCGTGA
- a CDS encoding SRPBCC family protein encodes MRTVTVTRELDADPDCVRAAILDVSEFMRAGGFDDVTVDGDVVTLANSVGLVTIELVLDVVDDPDAVLAYEQRDGVFEEMVTRYDLAETADGVEVRATTEFALQARLVGPLLDATVIDRQRRVELNAQFDSLAARCE; translated from the coding sequence GTGCGAACTGTCACGGTGACGCGCGAACTCGACGCCGACCCCGACTGCGTCCGAGCGGCGATACTGGACGTCAGCGAGTTCATGCGCGCGGGCGGGTTCGACGACGTGACCGTCGACGGCGACGTCGTCACCCTCGCCAACAGCGTCGGTCTCGTGACGATCGAGCTGGTCCTCGATGTCGTCGACGACCCGGACGCGGTGCTGGCCTACGAACAGCGCGACGGCGTCTTCGAGGAGATGGTCACGCGGTACGACCTCGCGGAGACGGCCGACGGCGTCGAGGTGCGCGCTACGACCGAGTTCGCGTTGCAGGCCCGCCTCGTCGGCCCGCTGCTCGACGCCACCGTCATCGACCGCCAGCGCCGCGTCGAACTGAACGCCCAGTTCGACTCCCTCGCGGCGCGCTGTGAGTGA
- a CDS encoding helix-turn-helix domain-containing protein, whose product MGLVVEFAVGSPGRCPVAEASERAGERVTDVARTSLRGDGAITEEFRLPAHASVEETIPDLDAVATTESETIYRFERDAASDCVCEVVERIAGPATDVRAEDGTLFVTVVVEELATVRTVVERLRAAFDGVRVRRLTAAGDTDDAVASLSGEGLTGRQREVVRTAYEMGYFEYPKGANAGDVADALGICRSTFAEHVAAAIGKLFEARFDADAVTPTAARR is encoded by the coding sequence ATGGGACTCGTAGTCGAGTTCGCGGTCGGCTCCCCCGGCCGCTGTCCGGTCGCTGAAGCCTCGGAACGGGCCGGCGAGCGAGTCACGGACGTCGCTCGCACGTCGCTCCGCGGTGACGGCGCTATCACCGAGGAGTTCAGGCTCCCCGCGCACGCGTCGGTCGAGGAGACCATTCCGGACCTCGACGCGGTCGCGACCACCGAGTCGGAGACGATATACCGCTTCGAGCGCGACGCGGCGAGCGACTGCGTCTGCGAGGTCGTCGAACGGATCGCCGGCCCCGCGACCGACGTCCGGGCCGAGGACGGGACGCTCTTCGTGACCGTCGTCGTCGAGGAACTGGCGACGGTCCGAACGGTCGTCGAGCGCCTCCGGGCGGCGTTCGACGGCGTCCGCGTCCGACGGCTGACGGCCGCGGGGGACACAGACGACGCGGTGGCGTCGCTCTCCGGAGAAGGGCTCACCGGCCGCCAGCGCGAGGTGGTTCGGACGGCCTACGAGATGGGGTACTTCGAGTATCCGAAGGGGGCCAACGCCGGCGACGTCGCCGACGCGCTGGGCATCTGTCGCTCGACGTTCGCGGAACACGTGGCGGCGGCCATCGGTAAACTGTTCGAGGCTCGGTTCGACGCCGACGCCGTCACGCCGACGGCCGCTCGTCGGTGA